Part of the Oncorhynchus masou masou isolate Uvic2021 chromosome 24, UVic_Omas_1.1, whole genome shotgun sequence genome is shown below.
GAAATGACTGAGCAATGAGTTGAGGACCAATTCAATCAGATTCCCACCCTCTTGCAAAGATTGCATCATCCGCTTCATTTGAAGAAGACAATTGTTTCAGTATTTTGTTAAGGAAATGTTTTTGTGTTAAAAATAGTCATGTTAAAATGtatcacattacacatttagtaatgacagggtgcatttaaaaaaaaaagttcagCGTTTGCTTAGCCATGTGCGACATAAACACGCAGATATAGGCCTGCTAGAGTTGGAGGCAGGCGGACGGGCAATATCCACCATTGTAGTATGGATGAAGCCGGAGGTGAAATGTGAAACTAATGCTGGTTAGCTGTAGAAAGCcctgagtagatctagcttgcttcGTAGTATACCCCCCTGGTGAACATATTAGCCAATCAACAGTGCTGTAGGCTCTTTGGAAGGAAGAAAAGCCACCAGCAAAAGCCCAGAAAACAGAATTTGGTTGAGCCTTTTTCTGTTTATTTTATAATGGTAAGTGTTTTTAGGCAAAAGTAGTTACCTTTTCCCTGAACTTTTTTGTATGTGTCTTGATGTTTTTGTGTGCTTTGTAGCGAAGCAGCCGTCACGAGTCGCTTGTTCATAAAACATCTAATGACACTTGAGAGCACATCCCACTGGACAACCGGCTGTGCTTGCTTACGTTTGGTTCATGACTTAAAAAAAACAAGTACAGGTGATACAATCTTGGCAGTGTTGACCATAGTGTGTATTGTGACTTTATTCTCGTAGTAGTATTCTGAAATCATACTTAGTAAATCAGTTACCAACATTTTCCGCCAACACAAAATGGAATGTATGTCTTACTACATATCTATTGTGGTAAGACTAGTTAGGTTGACGTGGTTTGTTTGAGGCTCTGTTTGAGTGTGGGGGTTGTTTGCAAAGACCTGTACTGATTCTGTGGTGTTTTTCTCTAGGAGTGATTCCTGATGAGTCTAAAGCTCTGTCACTGCTGGCACCAGCGAATGCCGTGGCAGGATGCATGCCTGGAGGAGGCCTTCTCCCCACTCCGAATCCTTTGGCGTCCGTAAGTGTTATCTATTGGTGTCGAAATGAGACCTATCAACTGTGTAACCAAAGGCCCCATtttgacaacaaaaaaaagtAGCTGGAAGGAAGATTTGTCTGACTTGTGTCCCTTGTCCTTGCAGATGGGAGGCGTACCTCTTTCAGCTCTCGGAAATCCGAACATGGATCACATGGCTGCCATGGGCATGTCTGGCAACATCAACCCCCAGGTTGGACATGGCTACTTTCTATTTCACAACTCTGTACTTTAAAACGGGTGTAGGTTATAGTTTTAATCTGtatgtaacataataaaaaatcCCTGTCTCAATCTGTCAGTTTAAGTTAGACGTCTGTTTTctgcatgggctgcgtctcaatccaccgcatccgacTGGCGGCCTTCCGCATCTGGTGGAAAGTGGCCGAGCTCCAGCGGtctttgtcagaccatgagacaaaAATCGGTGTTCTCACAAAGCTTCCGAACTGTTTTGTCTACAAACAAATAATTTTCCCACTCTATGGAATGACTACGAACACGATggtgttttgctctatgactgaAGTCGGTAACGgtgatgtgccaacttctgtctgtagcatccaaattgtttgggctacaaactaatgaCCCCATTGTGGAAAGGGAAGACTCATTAACCCAATTGTGTTCTCCATTTTGCGCTAcgcccccacaagtgtcacaggacctGGCTaatacaaatgaatggaagtatgtaGGTAGTTTTGTGGCAACAGAAATAAGGTGTTAAAcgtgtccaaaaaaaacatttcctgagctttcttatctcctagatataggacagacacttcaaaactatattccttatgatttattttgtgatatttttttttgccatcactgaatgttattcaatgcgttCCTATgagctatagtagtaaaggcaattaatttttttattaaaatgttaaaaaatctaacatggtatgaccatctttaaAACAATtgcatatgttagcttagtagaacccccccccccccccaacaataaCCTTTTGATCGACTTCTCACATTATAAGTGTATATAGCTATGCATTTTCATGTTCCCTATTTCAGACCCTCTCTGCTGACTTTCTGAAGCTTATGCAGTCCATGGATCCTACTAAGTAAGTATCACCTCCAATTCTGGCCAGTCTATGAAGAATATCTTAACTATTATTGTGTATGTGGAAAAGTCATCTGTAATTTTTCTGGGTGACTAACTGGGGTTTGACCATTGCAGGATGAATCCAATGGCTGCTGGTATGATGATTAATCCTGGTATGAAGAATGACTCCAACAAGGAGATAGAGGAGGCCATGAAGAGGGTCAGAGAGGCCCAGTCACTCATCTCTGCCGCTATCGAGCCAGGAAGTGAGTTATCACCAATTAGACCACATATTTGCAGTATTACACTTTGTATTTTGACTGAATTACTCATTCCTCTCTTCTATGGCGCTCTTCCTCACGTCTTCAGACATTGACGGCTGTCATGTTAGTCAGTTCCCACAGATTTGTATTGTTACGTTGGAGTTTCCCGAGCTTTCGTTCTTCCTCTTTGTAGATAAGAAAGACGACAAGCGCAAACATTCCCGCTCCAGGTCCCGGTCGAGGCGGAGGAGGTCCAGGTCTCGTCACAGGTACGTCGCTGATGAGAAACTGCATACCTTCATTAAATCAGCAGTTTTGGATGTGCTGAAGGTTAGCCCCACTTTACATGCATGTTGGAAAACATCAGCAAATCAGTCACGATGCATCTTGAGTGGTTTGAGTGCATGGATTAGTTGGGACAGCTTTGAGTTCtgtttaaaaaatttaaaaaccTGTCTATAATCTCATTGCAGGCGATCAAAGAGCAGGTCTCGACGGAGGTCCCACTCAAGGAGCAGGAGGCGGTCGAAGAGCCCCCGCAGACGGAAGTCCCACtccagagagaggggtagacgcAGCAAATCCAGGTGGGTGGCCATCTACAGTGTTATATTCACAGCGTGGATCAGGGGAAATGTGGTGCgtgatgtacagtggggcaaaaaagtatttagtcagccaccaattgtgcaagttctcccacttaaaaagatgagagcggcctgtaattttcatcataggtacacttcaactatgacagacaaaatgagaaaaagaaatccagaaaatcacattgtaggatttttaatgaatttatttgcaaattatggtggaaaataagtatttggtcaataacataagtttatctcaatactttgttatataccctttgttggcaatgacagaggtcaaacgttttctgtaagtcttcacaaggttttcacacactgttgctggtattttggcccattcctccatgcagatctcctctagagcagtgatgttttggggctgttggactttcaactccctccaaagattttctatggagttgagatctggagactggctaggccacttcaggaccttgaaatgcttcctacgaagccactccttcgttgccctggcggtgtgtttgggatcattgtcatgctgaaaggcccagccacgtttaatcttcaatgcccttgctgacggaaggaggttttcacgcaaaatctcacgatacatggccccattcaatctttcctttacacggatcagtcgtcctggtccctttgcagaaaaacagccccaaaacatgatgtttccacccccatgcttcacagtaggtatggtgttctttggatgcaactcagcattctttgtcctccaaacatgacgagttgagtttttaccaaaaagtaatattttggtttcatctgaccatatgagattctcccaatcttcttctggatcatccaaatgctctctagcaaacttcagacgggcctggacatgtactggcttaagcaggggacacgtctggcactgcaggatttgagtccatggcggcgtagtgtgttactgatggtaggctttgttactttggtcccagctctgcaggtcattcactaggtccccccgtgtggttctgggatttttgctcaccgttcttgtgatcattttgaccccacggggtgagatcttgcgtggagccccagatcgagggagattatcagtggtcttgtatgtctaccatttcctaataattgctcccacagttgatttcttcaaaccaagctgcttacctattgcagattcagtcttcccagcctggtgcaggtctacaattttgtttctggtgtcctttgacagctctttggtcttggccatagtggagtttggagtgtgactgtttgaggttgtggacaggtgtcttttaatacaggtaacgttgtggacaggtgccattaatacaggtaacgagtggaggacagaggagcctcttaaagaagaagttacaagtctgtgagagacagaaatcttgcttgtttgtaggtgaccaaatacttattttccaccattttttctaattttgtctgtcatagttgaagtgtacctatgatgaaaattacaggcctctctcgtctttttaagtgggagaacttgcacaattggtggctgactaaatacttttttgccccactgtacctcttTCAGGATTCCTTCAAGTCATTGTTTGCCTTCATTGTTTTTCCTGCTTGTAGGGATAGGAGGAAAGAAGATAAATCCAAAAAGCGCTCCAAGACGCCGCCTAAGAGCTACAGCAGCACCAGGAGGTCTCGAAGCATCAATCGGTGAGTGGTTTAAATAAAGGAGGAGTCTAGTTAGCTTGATCAAAATGCATTGATCCCGCTTGATGTTCTAGACCTTTCAGGAACCCGAAGACAACCAGTGGAATGTAGGGTTAAAGGTTTCCCTCCCATCTTTACTATCTTGTCTTCAACAGGAGACGTAGAAGAAGCCGCAGCGCCTCTAGGTCACCAAAAAAGTCCAGGTCCCCAAAGAGGAAACTGTCCAGGTCCCCTTCCCCTAGAAGGTGAGTGTGGTACAAAAGAGGGTCCTCCTAGTTCAGAACCACACTGGGCTTCACAGTGCAGTAGAAGCCGCAGCGCCTCTAGGTAGGTGTACCTGTCTGTATTTAAACTATAGTTTTTATTCCCACAGGCACAAGAAGGACAAAAAGAAggacaaagagcgagagaaggaCCGTGACAGGGGGAGGAAAGACGTCAGAGATCGGAGCCAAGACGAAAGAGAACGCTCCATTAGTAAGAAGAGCAAAGACAAGGATAAGGACCGAGACCACAAATCTGATAGTGAGAAAGGAGATGTCAAGGTGCGCAACCACTGACTTTCCCACATTAACGGCTCATTCTAATCGTGTCTGTTAAATGTCCATCTAAATAGCTTTTTAGCCATGACAAGGCTTAATCTGTACAGCGACACTGACCCTGAATGTTTTCATGTCCCGAGTTTGACCTGTTTCATGTGTCATTTATTCCTTTGTTGCTCAGAATGCTTTGCTCTTGAAGGTGACCAGGGATTACGATGAGGAGGAGCAAGGCTATGACAGTGGAAAAGAagtagaggatgaagaggagaggaagagcgacTCTGATTCTGCGTCTCCCCCGAAGCCCCAGGAGTCTGACGAGAAGCTTGCAGGGGAGAGCGGCAAGAAGTCCAAACAGAACGGAGATGACCACCATGATGAGGAAGACATGGAGATGAGCGACTGAGTACACCCAGGGAAACCCAGCCAGATGATGTCACTGAAAACCGACAGGCTCCATTCCCTACCGTTCTCTTTTTAAAGGCATCTAGATAACGTGTCTGATCTTTTAAATGAATACCTGTGGGAATCTGGTGGGTTGTAGTCCTATTGGGGAGATGTACAGTTTTTAGAGTTATAGAGACACTTTCCATCTCTAGACTGGTTAGGGGAAATATT
Proteins encoded:
- the LOC135512679 gene encoding serine/arginine-rich splicing factor 11-like isoform X1, which produces MTNVIQVTNVSPSTTSEQMRTLFGFLGNIEELKLFPPDESSLPVTSRVCFVKFLEPESVGVSQHLTNTVFVDRALIVVPFAEGVIPDESKALSLLAPANAVAGCMPGGGLLPTPNPLASMGGVPLSALGNPNMDHMAAMGMSGNINPQTLSADFLKLMQSMDPTKMNPMAAGMMINPGMKNDSNKEIEEAMKRVREAQSLISAAIEPGNKKDDKRKHSRSRSRSRRRRSRSRHRRSKSRSRRRSHSRSRRRSKSPRRRKSHSRERGRRSKSRDRRKEDKSKKRSKTPPKSYSSTRRSRSINRRRRRSRSASRSPKKSRSPKRKLSRSPSPRRHKKDKKKDKEREKDRDRGRKDVRDRSQDERERSISKKSKDKDKDRDHKSDSEKGDVKNALLLKVTRDYDEEEQGYDSGKEVEDEEERKSDSDSASPPKPQESDEKLAGESGKKSKQNGDDHHDEEDMEMSD
- the LOC135512679 gene encoding serine/arginine-rich splicing factor 11-like isoform X2; translation: MQRSFIALSSQFESSLPVTSRVCFVKFLEPESVGVSQHLTNTVFVDRALIVVPFAEGVIPDESKALSLLAPANAVAGCMPGGGLLPTPNPLASMGGVPLSALGNPNMDHMAAMGMSGNINPQTLSADFLKLMQSMDPTKMNPMAAGMMINPGMKNDSNKEIEEAMKRVREAQSLISAAIEPGNKKDDKRKHSRSRSRSRRRRSRSRHRRSKSRSRRRSHSRSRRRSKSPRRRKSHSRERGRRSKSRDRRKEDKSKKRSKTPPKSYSSTRRSRSINRRRRRSRSASRSPKKSRSPKRKLSRSPSPRRHKKDKKKDKEREKDRDRGRKDVRDRSQDERERSISKKSKDKDKDRDHKSDSEKGDVKNALLLKVTRDYDEEEQGYDSGKEVEDEEERKSDSDSASPPKPQESDEKLAGESGKKSKQNGDDHHDEEDMEMSD